From a single Parambassis ranga chromosome 2, fParRan2.1, whole genome shotgun sequence genomic region:
- the rragcb gene encoding ras-related GTP binding Cb, with translation MNIQYEDPALAGSYGVVGSFPKSFGYGVEEPDMEESSTSADKPRILLMGLRRSGKSSIQKVVFHKMSPNETLFLESTNKIYKDDISSSSFVNFQIWDFPGQVDFFDPTFDSEMIFKGTGALIFVIDAQDDYMEALGRLHLTVSRAYKVNPDINFEVFIHKVDGLSDDHKIETQRDIHQRANDDLADASLEKVHLSFYLTSIYDHSIFEAFSKVVQKLIPQLPTLENLLNIFISHSGIEKAFLFDVVSKIYIATDSSPVDMQSYELCCDMIDVVIDVSCIYGLMEDGSGCAYDKESLAIIKLNNTTVLYLKEVTKFLALVCILREESFERKGLIEYNFHCFRKAIHEVFEVGNSPEGAAWTPASSSSSSQMGRKYAALNGSAI, from the exons ATGAATATTCAGTATGAGGACCCTGCTTTAGCGGGGAGCTACGGCGTTGTGGGGTCGTTTCCTAAAAGTTTTGGCTATGGGGTGGAGGAGCCAGACATGGAGGAGAGCTCCACATCAGCTGACAAACCGAGGATCCTGCTGATGGGGCTGAGACGGAGCGGCAAGTCATCCATACAGAAG GTTGTTTTCCACAAGATGTCACCCAACGAGACTTTGTTCCTTGAGAGCACCAACAAAATCTACAAGGACGACATTTCCAGCAGCTCCTTTGTCAACTTCCAGATCTGGGACTTTCCTGGCCAGGTGGACTTCTTCGACCCGACGTTTGATAGTGAGATGATCTTCAAAGGAACCGGCGCTTTGATTTTTGTCATTGACGCGCAG GATGACTACATGGAGGCTCTTGGACGGTTACACCTGACTGTATCTCGAGCCTACAAAGTGAATCCAGATATAAACTTTGAGGTGTTCATCCATAAAGTGGATGGTCTGTCGGACGACCacaaaatagaaacacaaagAGATATTCACCAAAGGGCCAACGATGACCTGGCAGACGCCAGCCTGGAGAAGGTTCATCTCAG CTTCTACCTAACCAGCATCTATGACCACTCCATCTTTGAGGCCTTCAGTAAAGTCGTCCAGAAGCTCATCCCTCAGTTGCCAACATTGGAGAACCTTTTGAACATTTTCATATCT CACTCTGGCATTGAAAAGGCCTTCCTGTTTGATGTGGTCAGTAAGATTTACATCGCCACAGACAGCTCTCCTGTGGACATGCAGTCTTATGAACTCTGCTGCGATATGATAGATGTTGTCATCGATGTCTCCTGCATTTACGG GCTAATGGAGGATGGCAGCGGCTGTGCCTACGACAAAGAGTCTTTGGCAATCATCAAGCTCAATAACACTACAGTGCTTTATTTGAAGGAGGTCACAAAGTTCCTCGCTCTTGTATGCATTCTCAGAGAGGAGAGCTTCGAGAGGAAAG GTCTGATAGAGTACAATTTTCATTGTTTCCGAAAAGCCATCCATGAAGTGTTCGAAGTCGGCAACTCGCCAGAAGGCGCCGCCTGGACACCAGCGagttcatccagcagcagccagaTGGGCCGAAAGTACGCCGCACTGAACGGAAGTGCCATTTAA
- the ppt1 gene encoding palmitoyl-protein thioesterase 1: MASVLLCLLLAGPVLLVASSPVHDSNNETVPLVLWHGMGDSCCNPLSMGAIKKMVEEEVPGIYVLSLMIGKNVVEDTENGFFSDVNEQVSMVCSQLAQDPKLKGGYNAMGFSQGAQFLRAVAQRCPSPPMKTLISVGGQHQGVYGLPRCPGEHSHICDIIRKALNSGAYTDLVQKHLVQAQYWHDPLNDDLYKKHSIFLADINQERSVNETYKKNLQLLEKFVMVKFLQDSVVDPVDTEWFGFLKTGQAKETETLQESVLYKEDRLGLAAMDKAGKLVFLATEGDHLQFSREWFNANLLPYLR, encoded by the exons ATGGCATCCGTCCTCTTGTGTCTCCTCTTGGCTGGTCCAGTGCTGCTTGTCGCCTCCAGTCCAGTTCATGACTCCAACAATGAGACCGTACCCCTGGTGCTGTGGCATGGGATGG GTGACAGCTGCTGCAACCCACTCAGCATGGGTGCAATAAAGaagatggtggaggaggaggtcccTGGCATCTATGTGCTCTCACTGATGATTGGGAAGAATGTAGTGGAG gacaCAGAAAATGGGTTCTTCTCAGATGTGAATGAGCAGGTGTCCATGGTGTGCAGTCAGCTGGCACAGGATCCCAAGTTGAAGGGAGGATACAATGCTATGGGATTCTCCCAGGGGGCGCAATTTCT GAGAGCTGTGGCTCAGCGCTGTCCCTCCCCACCAATGAAAACCCTGATCTCTGTGGGTGGCCAGCACCAAG GTGTGTACGGGTTGCCCAGGTGTCCCGGTGAGCACTCCCATATCTGTGACATCATCCGCAAAGCTCTGAACAGCGGGGCGTACACTGACCTGGTCCAGAAACA CCTGGTGCAGGCCCAGTACTGGCACGACCCCTTAAATGACGACCTGTACAAGAAGCACAGCATCTTCCTGGCTGACATCAATCAGGAGAGG AGCGTGAATGAAACTTACAAGAAGAATCTTCAGTTGCTGGAAAAGTTCGTCATGGTGAAGTTTCTGCAGGACTCTGTAGTGGATCCCGTGGACACTGAG TGGTTCGGCTTCCTGAAAACTGGTCAGGCCAAAGAGACTGAGACTCTGCAGGAGAGCGTCCTCTACAAAGAG gATCGTCTAGGCCTGGCTGCGATGGACAAAGCTGGAAAGCTGGTTTTTCTGGCCACTGAAGGCGACCACCTCCAGTTCTCCAGAGAGTGGTTCAACGCAAACCTGCTGCCTTATTTACGCTAA
- the cap1 gene encoding adenylyl cyclase-associated protein 1 produces MAELASLVQRLEVAVGRLEAMSGPGGSSGGSSGGAVSAFVQAFDEIVKGPLAEYLSLSQQIGGDVQKHAEMMKQGFSSQRQLLITASSSQKPSDAVLTTLLQPVSKAIQQVQSFREQNRTSPLFNHLSAVSESVPALGWVAMAPKPGPYVKEMQDAAMFYTNRVLKEYKDKDKTHVDWVKSYVSIWTELQNYIKQHHTTGLTWSKTGAVASASAAPPSAPAGGAPPPPPPGPPPPALDLSGPGGDSGADNRNALFASINKGSDITRGLKHVSDDQKTHKNPTLRGQSAPVRTGPKPFSSAAPRPAASATPTRTLPPVLELDGKKWKVENQENAQDLLISDTELKQVVYAFKCNKSTLQVKGKINSITIDNCKKMGLVFDDVVGIVEVINCKDVKVQVMGKIPTISINKTDGCHVYLSSDSLNCQIVSAKSSEMNILVPNKDGEFTELPVPEQFMTVWDGKKLVTTASEIAG; encoded by the exons ATGGCAGAGTTGGCGAGTCTGGTGCAGCGGCTGGAGGTGGCGGTGGGCCGTCTGGAGGCCATGTCCGGCCCTGGAGGCAGCAGCGGAGGTTCTTCTGGAGGAG CTGTATCTGCATTTGTGCAGGCATTTGATGAGATCGTCAAAGGCCCACTGGCTGAGTATCTCTCCCTCAGCCAGCAGATTGGGGGTGATGTCCAGAAACAT GCAGAAATGATGAAGCAGGGATTCTCGAGTCAGAGACAGCTCCTCatcacagcctcctcctcccagaAGCCCTCTGAT GCAGTGTTGACGACTCTCCTGCAGCCAGTGTCCAAAGCCATCCAGCAGGTGCAGTCATTCCGCGAGCAGAACCGCACCTCGCCGCTCTTCAACCACCTCTCCGCTGTCAGTGAGAGTGTGCCTGCCCTCGGATGGGTCGCCATG GCTCCAAAACCGGGCCCCTACGTCAAAGAGATGCAGGATGCCGCCATGTTCTACACCAACCGCGTGCTTAAGGAGTACAAGGACAA GGACAAGACACACGTGGACTGGGTGAAGTCCTACGTTTCCATCTGGACCGAGCTGCAGAACTACATCAAACAGCACCACACCACCGGACTGACCTGGAGCAAGACT ggaGCCGTAGCTTCAGCCTCTGCGGCTCCACCCAGCGCTCCAGCTGGTGgagctcctcccccacctccacctggacctcctcctccagccctgGACCTGAGTGGACCCGGAGGCGACTCCGGTGCTGACAACCGGAATGCCCTGTTCGCCTCCATCAACAAGGGATCCGACATCACCAGAG GCCTGAAGCACGTGAGTGACGACCAGAAGACTCACAAAAACCCTACCCTGAGGGGTCAGTCCGCTCCAGTGCGTACTGGACCCAAAcccttctcctctgctgccccACGACCTGCTGCGTCGGCCACCCCGACCCGTACTCTCCCTCCTGTGCTGGAGCTGGATGGAAAGAAGTGGAAAGTG GAGAACCAAGAAAACGCACAGGACCTGTTGATCAGCGACACTGAGCTAAAGCAAGTGGTCTACGCTTTCAAGTGCAACAAGAGCACCCTGCAGGTCAAAGGCAAAATCAACTCCATCACTATAG ACAACTGTAAGAAAATGGGACTGGTGTTTGACGACGTCGTCGGCATCGTAGAGGTGATCAACTGCAAGGACGTCAAGGTTCAG GTCATGGGAAAGATCCCGACCATCTCCATCAACAAGACAGACGGTTGCCATGTTTACCTGAGCAGTGACTCTCTGAACTGCCAGATCGTCAGCGCCAAGAGCTCAGAGATGAACATCCTGGTACCCAACAAAGACGGAGAGTTT ACGGAGCTCCCTGTTCCTGAGCAGTTCATGACCGTCTGGGACGGCAAGAAGCTCGTCACCACAGCATCAGAGATTGCCGGATAA